From a single Bryobacter aggregatus MPL3 genomic region:
- a CDS encoding HAD family hydrolase encodes MAIPPFKAYLFDVDGTLLDSAPDICGAVLSVLKNTSRPDVPVSFLERYIGKHLDELFADLFPEAGREQIDEWVREYRVVYPARGHRATKLYPDVAESLGRLGGRKTTATTKGTQTAVNILTQFGLAGHFQHIQGTDGFPSKPKPDVLFKAMEAIGAKPEDCLMVGDSVPDLVAGKAAGVKVCAVSYGYGLVEELRACEPDYWIDSITELHSLRS; translated from the coding sequence ATGGCGATCCCGCCTTTCAAGGCTTATCTGTTTGACGTAGATGGCACTTTGCTCGATTCCGCCCCCGATATTTGTGGGGCGGTTTTGAGCGTTTTGAAGAACACGTCGCGTCCGGATGTCCCGGTCTCTTTTCTCGAACGCTATATCGGCAAGCATCTGGACGAATTGTTTGCCGACTTGTTTCCCGAGGCAGGACGCGAGCAAATTGACGAATGGGTGCGGGAGTACCGGGTGGTATATCCGGCCCGTGGTCATCGGGCCACCAAGCTCTACCCCGATGTTGCGGAAAGTCTGGGGCGCCTGGGGGGCAGAAAAACGACCGCGACCACCAAGGGGACTCAGACCGCGGTGAACATTCTCACCCAGTTTGGATTGGCCGGACACTTCCAGCACATCCAAGGGACGGATGGCTTCCCCAGTAAACCCAAGCCGGACGTCCTCTTCAAGGCGATGGAAGCGATCGGTGCAAAGCCGGAGGATTGCCTCATGGTGGGCGATTCCGTTCCCGATCTGGTGGCCGGTAAGGCTGCGGGTGTGAAGGTGTGTGCGGTCAGCTATGGCTACGGCTTAGTGGAAGAACTGCGCGCCTGCGAGCCGGATTACTGGATTGATTCGATCACGGAGTTGCATTCGCTGCGTTCTTAG
- the uppP gene encoding undecaprenyl-diphosphatase UppP, translated as MPVYQAIVLAIVQGFTEFLPVSSSAHLFLVPWMLGWPDQGLDFDIALHIGTLFAVLIYFFKDWLQILSQGFGLQWGDDPELKQAPKLLWYLALASVPAGIAGGLFKDSIETGLRNPYIMGTMLILIGILLWLAERYSWREKHIGEMTLTDTLLVGVSQTLALIPGTSRSGITISTALFRGLTYSAAARFSFLLSTPIIAASGLKSVYDLKKHGLSEGQLTPFLIGIAVSGIVGLGVIAFFLRVIRKHGLKPFIAYRIVFGILVIALAFVRSRG; from the coding sequence ATGCCCGTCTATCAGGCAATCGTCCTCGCGATTGTCCAAGGATTCACCGAGTTTTTACCTGTTAGTAGTTCTGCTCATCTTTTCCTGGTCCCCTGGATGCTGGGATGGCCCGATCAGGGCCTTGACTTCGACATTGCGCTTCATATCGGGACACTTTTTGCAGTTCTCATCTATTTTTTTAAAGACTGGCTCCAGATCCTCTCGCAGGGATTTGGCCTGCAATGGGGCGACGATCCGGAACTGAAACAAGCGCCCAAGCTCCTCTGGTACCTTGCGCTGGCCTCTGTCCCGGCCGGCATTGCCGGTGGACTCTTTAAGGACAGCATCGAAACCGGCTTGCGCAATCCCTACATCATGGGCACCATGCTCATCCTCATCGGCATCCTGCTCTGGCTCGCCGAACGCTACAGCTGGCGTGAAAAGCATATTGGCGAGATGACCCTGACGGACACGCTCCTGGTGGGCGTCTCTCAGACTCTTGCCCTCATTCCCGGCACCTCTCGCAGCGGCATCACGATCTCCACCGCCCTGTTCCGCGGCCTCACCTATTCAGCCGCAGCCCGCTTCTCTTTCCTGCTCTCCACGCCCATCATTGCGGCTTCTGGATTGAAGTCTGTCTACGACCTCAAGAAGCATGGGCTCAGCGAAGGCCAACTGACGCCCTTCCTCATCGGCATCGCCGTCAGTGGCATTGTCGGCCTCGGCGTGATCGCCTTTTTCCTCAGAGTTATCAGAAAGCACGGACTCAAGCCCTTCATCGCCTACCGAATCGTCTTTGGTATATTGGTGATCGCTCTGGCATTTGTCCGTTCACGCGGATGA
- the pyk gene encoding pyruvate kinase produces the protein MPSTKIVATLGPATDSPEMIRKLLTAGVDIFRINASHGQKEDHVKRIRLVREIATEMGIHAGVLVDLQGPKIRLGEFENGGCVLVEGNVFTLTTEQVLGTEKIASTSYAEFARDVRPGNFVLIADGSVKLRVLSTDGVAARCEVMIGGPISNRKGINLPGVAVSTPSLTRKDKADLQFALEEKVDFIALSFVRQPSDVMRLKLYLEEHESKIQVVAKIEKPEAVENLNAILAETDGVMVARGDLGVEMAIEKVPAIQKTIIQRARSMGKFVITATQMLESMIENATPTRAEVSDIANAIYDGTDAVMLSAETSTGKHPVEAASVMDRIAMETEVNLRYRGYQELPAMANPTHSEIIADSAYRAGRYLGVAAIVVFTASGGTARLISRFRPPVPIYAFTPFEDAARQLSMIYGVTPIVMPTPASTDEMLVQMDQELQRRGYIKPNDQIVFVSGQPIGIPGSTNMLKLHRAVEWPSA, from the coding sequence ATGCCAAGTACAAAAATCGTAGCCACCCTGGGACCCGCAACGGATTCCCCTGAGATGATCCGAAAGCTTCTGACCGCTGGTGTCGATATTTTTCGCATCAACGCAAGCCATGGACAGAAGGAAGACCACGTCAAGCGAATCCGTTTGGTACGTGAGATCGCAACAGAGATGGGGATTCACGCTGGAGTTCTTGTGGATCTGCAGGGTCCGAAGATTCGGCTGGGTGAGTTTGAAAATGGCGGTTGTGTGTTGGTGGAAGGCAATGTCTTCACACTCACGACGGAGCAGGTGTTGGGCACCGAAAAGATTGCCTCCACCAGTTATGCCGAGTTTGCGCGTGACGTGCGGCCGGGGAATTTTGTGTTGATTGCCGATGGTTCCGTGAAGCTGCGCGTGTTGTCGACCGATGGTGTGGCGGCGCGTTGCGAAGTGATGATTGGCGGGCCGATTAGCAATCGCAAAGGCATCAATCTGCCGGGCGTTGCGGTGAGTACGCCGTCCTTGACACGCAAGGACAAGGCCGATCTGCAATTTGCACTCGAGGAGAAGGTAGACTTCATCGCGCTGAGCTTTGTGCGGCAACCGAGCGATGTGATGCGGTTGAAGCTGTATCTCGAAGAGCACGAGTCGAAGATTCAGGTGGTGGCCAAGATTGAAAAGCCGGAGGCGGTGGAGAATCTGAATGCGATTCTTGCCGAGACGGACGGCGTGATGGTGGCGCGTGGCGATTTGGGTGTGGAGATGGCCATCGAGAAGGTGCCTGCCATCCAGAAGACGATCATCCAGCGGGCCCGCAGCATGGGCAAGTTCGTCATTACTGCGACGCAGATGCTGGAGAGCATGATCGAGAACGCTACTCCAACGCGCGCGGAAGTGAGCGATATTGCGAATGCGATCTATGACGGCACCGATGCGGTGATGTTGTCGGCGGAGACTTCCACTGGCAAGCATCCTGTCGAGGCGGCGAGCGTCATGGACCGGATTGCGATGGAGACCGAAGTGAATCTTCGCTATCGCGGCTACCAAGAATTGCCGGCGATGGCGAATCCGACGCACTCAGAAATCATTGCCGATTCCGCTTACCGGGCAGGCCGTTATCTGGGCGTCGCGGCGATCGTGGTGTTTACCGCCAGTGGTGGGACGGCCCGCTTGATCAGCCGCTTCCGGCCGCCTGTGCCGATCTACGCCTTTACGCCTTTTGAGGACGCTGCCCGGCAGTTGTCGATGATTTATGGCGTGACGCCGATTGTGATGCCGACGCCGGCCTCCACCGACGAGATGCTGGTGCAGATGGATCAGGAACTGCAGCGCCGTGGTTATATCAAGCCGAACGATCAGATCGTTTTTGTCAGCGGGCAACCGATTGGGATTCCGGGCAGCACCAATATGTTGAAGCTGCACCGGGCCGTCGAGTGGCCGTCAGCTTAG
- a CDS encoding serine hydrolase domain-containing protein, with product MNSKLSPSSRREWLLLCGAASLSASGNPVAETFAKTQPFYGLVMLGKRGKMSYAKAFGAANIEEHKALSLTTPFAIGSISKWLSTTTVLKLVEQNKLSLDATILSYLPQYRADTGSKVTLRHLLCNASGIPNLFPSSGKADPAVLMRLTAQEALEQFCQGDLNAVPGTKFDYAITNWIIVYRILETVTGLPYEQAMRQLTLDPLQLSSTRADQSYADSPATAISYSRIQPPERRTAPRPSYLAASGGYYSTAADLMSAAHAIYDKGFLSPQSLRQFTHIEVESAAYALGGRVKTLQIQGKPHRFAWETGRVNGFRSVLAHRLDGEATVVILNNTDMSQKTLDEFAYSLLDATLP from the coding sequence ATGAATTCCAAACTCTCCCCATCCTCCCGGCGCGAATGGCTTCTTCTGTGTGGCGCGGCTAGCCTCTCTGCATCTGGCAACCCGGTTGCCGAAACATTCGCAAAGACCCAACCCTTTTATGGCTTGGTCATGCTCGGCAAACGGGGAAAAATGAGCTACGCCAAAGCGTTTGGCGCCGCCAATATTGAAGAACACAAAGCGCTTAGCCTCACGACTCCCTTTGCCATTGGCTCCATCTCAAAATGGCTGAGCACCACGACCGTTCTGAAACTTGTGGAGCAGAACAAACTCAGCCTGGACGCAACCATCCTCAGCTACCTGCCCCAGTACCGGGCCGATACCGGCTCCAAGGTCACGCTGAGGCATCTCCTCTGCAATGCCAGCGGCATCCCCAACCTCTTCCCCTCCTCCGGCAAAGCCGACCCCGCTGTCCTGATGCGACTGACGGCACAAGAAGCGCTCGAACAGTTCTGCCAGGGCGATCTCAACGCCGTACCGGGCACAAAGTTCGACTACGCAATCACCAACTGGATCATCGTCTACCGCATTCTCGAGACAGTCACCGGCTTGCCTTACGAGCAGGCGATGCGCCAACTCACGCTCGATCCACTACAACTCAGCAGCACACGGGCAGATCAGTCCTATGCGGATTCTCCAGCCACGGCCATCTCCTACAGTCGAATACAACCGCCGGAGCGCCGGACCGCACCCCGGCCCTCCTACCTCGCTGCCTCTGGCGGCTATTACAGCACCGCAGCCGACTTAATGAGCGCCGCGCATGCAATTTACGACAAAGGCTTTCTCTCTCCGCAGTCGCTCCGCCAATTCACGCACATCGAAGTCGAAAGCGCCGCCTATGCATTAGGGGGAAGAGTAAAAACACTACAAATCCAGGGCAAGCCTCATCGCTTTGCCTGGGAGACGGGACGAGTCAACGGCTTCCGCTCCGTCCTGGCGCATCGCCTGGACGGAGAAGCAACGGTTGTGATCTTGAACAACACAGACATGTCGCAAAAGACCCTCGACGAATTTGCCTACAGTCTGCTCGACGCCACGTTGCCCTAA
- a CDS encoding exosortase/archaeosortase family protein translates to MSSPAQVNPEPLATGKLSPALSPFTPSIPWAPMAWIGGLMLVSFYPMLTRLVSQWMNDDDMSHGFFVPIVALCIAWLRKDEILATPLHRNYWGLAVMFYGGVQYILGTVAAELFLMRTSIIITLTGMVFFVGGRQLLRLLAFPLFLLCFMVPIPSVIYTQITFPLQIFASVVAEKVLLLLGIPVLRDGNVLELSEHKLSVVEACSGIRSLLSLTFLSLVYGFFFDDRNWMRALLLVATIPIAIAANAFRVSVTGILYEYKSEWAEGFFHTAEGWVIFMVALGLLLAFHRFANWFYQGVQHARAQAQPVS, encoded by the coding sequence ATGAGTAGTCCGGCTCAAGTAAATCCCGAACCCCTGGCAACTGGTAAGTTGAGTCCCGCGCTTTCCCCGTTCACCCCCTCGATCCCCTGGGCTCCCATGGCCTGGATTGGGGGGCTAATGCTGGTCTCCTTCTATCCGATGCTGACTCGCCTGGTGAGTCAATGGATGAATGATGACGACATGTCGCACGGATTTTTTGTCCCGATTGTGGCTCTCTGCATCGCATGGTTGCGCAAGGACGAGATCCTGGCCACTCCATTGCATCGGAATTATTGGGGATTAGCCGTCATGTTCTATGGCGGTGTGCAATACATTCTCGGTACAGTTGCTGCTGAACTTTTCCTCATGCGCACCTCGATCATCATTACGCTCACTGGGATGGTGTTCTTTGTCGGAGGGCGGCAATTGCTCCGTCTGTTGGCATTTCCGCTCTTTCTCCTGTGCTTCATGGTGCCGATTCCGTCTGTAATTTACACGCAAATTACCTTCCCGCTTCAGATTTTTGCGAGCGTGGTTGCTGAAAAGGTATTGCTGTTGCTCGGAATTCCGGTGTTGCGGGATGGCAATGTTTTGGAGCTTTCCGAGCATAAGCTCTCTGTTGTCGAGGCTTGTAGCGGGATTCGTTCGCTCCTCTCGCTGACCTTTCTTTCTCTGGTCTATGGCTTTTTCTTCGACGACCGGAACTGGATGCGGGCTCTTCTCTTAGTCGCTACGATTCCCATCGCGATTGCCGCAAATGCGTTTCGTGTGTCGGTGACCGGGATTTTGTACGAATACAAAAGTGAATGGGCTGAAGGGTTCTTTCATACCGCCGAGGGTTGGGTGATCTTTATGGTCGCTCTTGGTCTTCTTTTGGCTTTCCATCGTTTCGCAAATTGGTTTTATCAGGGAGTTCAGCATGCCAGAGCACAAGCGCAACCAGTTTCTTAG
- a CDS encoding SpoIVB peptidase S55 domain-containing protein produces MRRVLLAFSFVISLAFSQPATLPVSALRPDMPGVALTVFRGQNPEEFPLRILGVLRDTGPGQDIILARLLTSRLELTGVMQGMSGSPVYVDGKLIGAIAFAFPFAKEPICGIRPIAEMLASAPAAMPHAAKLHLGSPQLIATPETPPPAGTAAIPVLTPISLAGFSAATLQYFGPQLQQMGFALQQGVSGNQPTSPASPLRPGDMISVQLLSGDMSAGADGTVTHIAGKQLYAFGHRFFGGGAVDFPFSKAEVITPLPNLNTSFKISQSLQPMGSILFDGDAAVSGELNRFPKLTPLLIRYRDGVTSRDYKIDMVRHTVLSPLLLQMAIFSTVDHHFRSGSTGTIDLKGSIQYPGQPSPLLIEGHYSGDSNLPIAASLGGAIPFAFFQQHSAETLLPESIRFDITAQPARKQWVIDSVSLSRRSAKPGEALVIQTHLTNTDGTERIIDTPFTPPSWLPGGETLTISVLDSFAANLLDFRSFYQAGGPVFRSPAELIQVLNTLHPGNAFYVRVMRSAPAFQSASRDLSNLPPSIAATLQKTPGAYLPTYQSRLIDQETRLPDGVVAGSRTATLEIEK; encoded by the coding sequence ATGCGGCGGGTACTACTGGCCTTCAGTTTCGTAATCTCGCTCGCCTTCTCCCAACCTGCCACCCTCCCGGTTTCTGCCCTCCGTCCCGACATGCCCGGCGTAGCGTTGACTGTTTTTCGGGGCCAAAACCCTGAGGAATTTCCGCTTCGCATCCTTGGCGTGCTTCGCGATACAGGTCCCGGGCAAGACATCATTTTGGCGCGTCTCCTCACTTCCCGGCTGGAGCTGACCGGGGTGATGCAGGGCATGAGCGGCAGTCCTGTTTATGTGGACGGAAAGTTGATCGGCGCCATTGCCTTCGCATTTCCTTTTGCAAAAGAGCCCATCTGCGGCATTCGTCCGATTGCTGAGATGCTGGCCTCCGCCCCGGCAGCGATGCCTCATGCGGCCAAGCTGCACCTGGGTTCGCCACAACTTATTGCGACACCGGAAACGCCCCCACCAGCAGGTACCGCCGCGATTCCAGTTTTGACACCGATTTCTCTCGCGGGCTTTAGCGCCGCGACGTTACAGTACTTTGGCCCGCAGTTGCAGCAGATGGGCTTTGCCCTCCAACAGGGGGTATCTGGCAATCAGCCCACCAGTCCCGCGTCCCCGCTTCGTCCTGGGGACATGATCTCGGTGCAACTGCTGAGCGGCGATATGTCTGCCGGAGCGGACGGCACCGTCACACATATTGCCGGGAAGCAGCTTTATGCGTTTGGACACCGTTTTTTCGGCGGTGGGGCAGTCGATTTTCCGTTTTCCAAGGCCGAGGTCATCACACCACTCCCCAACCTGAATACGTCCTTTAAGATCAGTCAATCGTTGCAGCCGATGGGCTCTATCCTCTTTGATGGCGATGCTGCCGTTTCCGGCGAGCTCAACCGCTTTCCGAAGCTCACGCCGCTCCTCATCCGCTACCGCGATGGCGTCACCAGCCGCGACTATAAGATCGACATGGTCCGCCATACCGTCCTCTCGCCGTTGCTGCTCCAGATGGCAATCTTCTCTACCGTCGATCATCACTTTCGCAGCGGGAGTACTGGAACCATCGACCTCAAGGGAAGCATCCAGTACCCTGGACAGCCCTCGCCATTGCTCATCGAGGGCCATTACTCGGGCGATTCCAATCTGCCAATTGCCGCATCCCTTGGCGGGGCGATTCCTTTTGCCTTCTTCCAACAGCACAGTGCCGAAACTCTGCTGCCAGAATCGATTCGCTTCGACATCACCGCGCAGCCGGCGCGCAAGCAATGGGTGATTGATTCGGTATCGCTCTCCCGGCGCAGCGCCAAGCCTGGAGAGGCGCTCGTCATCCAGACTCACCTCACCAATACCGATGGAACCGAACGGATCATTGACACGCCCTTCACCCCGCCTTCCTGGCTCCCCGGCGGAGAAACACTCACCATTAGCGTCCTCGATTCCTTTGCGGCCAATCTGCTCGATTTCCGGTCCTTCTACCAAGCCGGAGGCCCCGTCTTCCGGTCCCCTGCCGAGCTCATCCAGGTGCTCAACACGCTACACCCGGGCAACGCGTTCTACGTGCGCGTCATGCGCTCAGCGCCAGCGTTCCAGTCCGCCTCGCGTGACCTGTCCAACCTTCCCCCTTCCATCGCCGCTACACTCCAAAAGACTCCAGGCGCTTATCTGCCGACCTACCAGTCTCGCCTCATCGACCAGGAAACCCGCCTGCCTGATGGGGTGGTTGCAGGCTCCCGAACTGCCACTCTCGAGATCGAAAAGTAA
- the ftsH gene encoding ATP-dependent zinc metalloprotease FtsH: MNSNVKSVIFWAVIICVVALIFVVVRKGNNKADAQVTFSDFMKQVEDNRIKSVQITGTDVRGIYREDGSGLKTVIPANYPALFDVLQKKGVNTEVKETGSNGILSLVFQMAPFILLLGFWIFMMRQMQSGGNKALSFGKSRARLHSSQQKKVTFKDVAGVEEAKEELQEIIEFLREPQKFQKLGGRIPKGVLLVGSPGTGKTLLARAIAGEANVPFFSISGSDFVEMFVGVGASRVRDLFEQGKKNAPCIIFIDEIDAVGRHRGAGLGGGHDEREQTLNQLLVEMDGFESNEGVILVAATNRPDVLDPALLRPGRFDRRVVVGRPDVKGREQILKVHTKKIPLSDDVELSVIARGCPGFAGADLANLVNEAALIAARQNRKVVSMVDFEVAKDKVMMGVERRSMFITEEEKRHTAYHEAGHALVGALLPDSDPVHKVSIIPRGMALGVTMYLPTQDRNDINVLQCEAQIATAMAGRVADETFLGLKTAGASNDIERATDLARRMVCEWGMSKLGPLSFGKKDEQIFLGREIAQHRDYSEATAISIDGEVRGMVQQGYETATKLITENREAVIRIAEALLEREILDGNEVRMLIAGESLPAARPNSNNKSNNSDGQTQPVLRSENGIRPNPNPNPSPA; encoded by the coding sequence ATGAACTCCAACGTCAAGTCGGTCATATTTTGGGCGGTCATCATCTGTGTGGTGGCACTCATATTCGTGGTGGTTCGCAAAGGCAACAATAAAGCGGACGCCCAGGTCACTTTCAGTGACTTTATGAAGCAGGTTGAGGACAACCGCATCAAGAGCGTACAGATCACCGGCACGGATGTTCGCGGGATCTATCGAGAAGACGGCTCTGGTCTGAAGACCGTAATCCCAGCCAATTATCCGGCGCTGTTTGACGTTCTTCAGAAGAAGGGCGTGAACACGGAAGTCAAGGAAACGGGTTCGAACGGAATTCTGAGCCTAGTGTTCCAAATGGCACCGTTCATCCTCCTGTTGGGCTTCTGGATTTTCATGATGCGCCAGATGCAAAGTGGAGGCAATAAGGCACTTAGCTTTGGAAAGAGCCGAGCCCGACTCCACAGTTCGCAGCAGAAGAAGGTAACGTTTAAGGACGTTGCAGGCGTAGAGGAAGCGAAAGAAGAGCTCCAGGAGATCATCGAATTCCTGCGGGAGCCTCAGAAGTTCCAGAAGCTGGGCGGCCGCATTCCGAAGGGCGTCCTGCTGGTTGGCTCTCCTGGCACCGGTAAAACTTTGCTTGCTCGCGCGATCGCTGGCGAGGCGAATGTTCCGTTCTTCTCCATCTCTGGCTCTGACTTCGTCGAAATGTTTGTGGGTGTCGGCGCCAGCCGCGTTCGCGATTTGTTTGAACAAGGCAAGAAGAATGCCCCTTGCATCATCTTCATCGACGAAATTGACGCCGTGGGCCGCCATCGTGGCGCGGGCCTGGGCGGTGGTCACGATGAACGCGAACAGACTCTGAACCAGTTGCTGGTGGAGATGGACGGCTTTGAATCAAACGAAGGCGTCATCCTGGTGGCCGCAACCAATCGTCCTGACGTGCTGGATCCGGCGTTGCTCCGCCCGGGCCGCTTTGACCGCCGCGTGGTGGTGGGCCGGCCGGACGTGAAGGGCCGCGAACAAATTTTGAAGGTACACACGAAGAAGATTCCGCTGTCTGACGACGTGGAATTGAGCGTGATCGCTCGTGGCTGCCCTGGCTTTGCCGGTGCAGACCTCGCGAACCTGGTGAATGAAGCGGCTCTGATTGCCGCCCGCCAGAACCGTAAAGTCGTCTCGATGGTGGACTTTGAAGTCGCCAAGGACAAAGTCATGATGGGTGTCGAGCGCCGCTCGATGTTTATCACCGAAGAAGAGAAGCGTCACACGGCCTATCACGAAGCCGGACACGCGTTGGTGGGTGCCTTGTTGCCGGATTCCGATCCGGTGCATAAGGTCTCGATCATTCCGCGCGGTATGGCGTTGGGTGTGACGATGTACCTGCCGACACAGGATCGCAACGACATCAACGTGTTGCAGTGTGAAGCGCAGATTGCAACGGCAATGGCTGGCCGCGTGGCGGATGAGACCTTCCTCGGCCTCAAGACTGCCGGCGCCTCGAACGATATTGAGCGCGCCACGGATTTGGCCCGGCGCATGGTTTGCGAATGGGGCATGAGCAAGCTCGGCCCGCTGAGCTTTGGCAAGAAGGATGAGCAGATCTTCCTTGGCCGCGAGATTGCTCAGCATCGCGACTACTCGGAGGCGACGGCGATTTCGATCGACGGCGAGGTCCGGGGGATGGTGCAGCAAGGCTATGAGACGGCAACGAAGCTGATCACGGAGAATCGCGAAGCGGTGATCCGGATTGCCGAAGCGTTGCTTGAGCGCGAAATCCTCGACGGGAATGAAGTGCGGATGCTGATTGCTGGCGAATCGTTGCCAGCGGCTCGTCCGAACTCCAACAACAAGTCGAACAATAGTGACGGCCAGACGCAGCCAGTATTGCGTTCGGAGAACGGGATTCGTCCGAACCCGAATCCGAACCCGAGTCCCGCTTAA
- a CDS encoding exosortase C-terminal domain/associated protein EpsI codes for MPEHKRNQFLSSTVLILTAFLAAQTGLYFLLTKAEKVAAARPLSQFPDQLGSWTKTQEGVVDEATQAILKADDTLTRYYGSSQAGVGANLFIAAFRSQRTGAVPHSPKNCLPGSGWTWTVNDRIPLTLPGRSQPIEVNRYIVQRGESKSLVLYWYQSRDRAVASEYMAKLYTMLDAIRDNRTDTALVRVVVPLNGNDGDEKALAAAEDFVRSFYTPLLKYLPA; via the coding sequence ATGCCAGAGCACAAGCGCAACCAGTTTCTTAGTTCGACCGTATTGATCTTGACCGCTTTTCTCGCGGCCCAGACCGGTCTCTATTTTCTGCTGACCAAGGCGGAGAAGGTGGCTGCCGCACGGCCCTTGTCGCAATTCCCCGATCAGTTGGGTTCCTGGACGAAAACACAAGAGGGGGTTGTGGATGAGGCGACACAGGCAATCCTCAAGGCGGACGACACACTGACGCGCTACTACGGGAGTTCGCAGGCTGGGGTCGGCGCAAACCTGTTTATTGCTGCATTCCGGAGCCAGCGCACGGGTGCTGTCCCGCACTCGCCAAAGAACTGTTTACCAGGTAGTGGTTGGACCTGGACGGTGAACGATCGGATTCCTCTGACTTTGCCGGGACGAAGCCAACCGATCGAGGTGAACCGCTATATCGTGCAACGTGGCGAATCAAAGAGTCTGGTGCTGTACTGGTACCAAAGCCGCGACCGGGCCGTGGCCAGCGAATACATGGCCAAGCTTTATACAATGCTCGACGCGATCAGGGATAACCGCACCGATACGGCCCTTGTGCGGGTGGTGGTCCCTCTCAATGGGAATGACGGGGATGAAAAAGCGTTGGCGGCGGCAGAGGACTTTGTGCGGTCCTTCTACACACCGTTGTTGAAATATCTGCCTGCCTAA
- the tilS gene encoding tRNA lysidine(34) synthetase TilS: MPHRGMDIHGTFQQFVGRFPALLEVQKIGVAVSGGGDSVALARLAAEAGLPVVFLHMNYGLRGAESDQDETFVAALAAELGCEFRAERVAPGNNSEEELRRLRYEWFAQCGVDAVLTGHTQDDQAETLLFRILRGTGPAGLSGISESSRHRIYRPLLALTRQEIRDWLNASGFAWREDSSNDRLAYRRNWIRHELMPLIRMNLNPKVDQALAGLAEIATDEESWLRDVVEEALVGLVSVEGDGIVLDCERFRLVPLALQRRMVRKLIEQVKGNLLGIDFAHIEAAIRLALEPEGNGRIQIPGLDLMRSFGLLRWIRLEVLAARSVRNYRIALEFPGLATLPDRAGIVQSTIDAGNPYNGNNSLLDWDRLRAAVDSENPLELRNWRPGDCYRRIGSESPEKLKELFQKHRIPLWRRRSWPIVVLRDTPVWAAEFGPAVEFAAGPGTRTSLRLVWMPDCRD; the protein is encoded by the coding sequence GTGCCGCATCGCGGAATGGACATCCACGGTACATTCCAGCAATTTGTCGGAAGATTTCCGGCTCTTCTGGAAGTCCAAAAAATTGGCGTTGCCGTGAGTGGAGGGGGCGATTCTGTCGCACTCGCCCGCTTGGCGGCCGAGGCGGGCCTTCCCGTCGTTTTTCTCCATATGAACTACGGCCTGCGTGGGGCCGAGAGTGATCAGGATGAGACTTTTGTCGCCGCACTGGCCGCAGAACTTGGCTGTGAATTCCGGGCGGAGCGTGTGGCGCCTGGCAACAATTCCGAGGAAGAGCTGCGCCGCTTGCGCTACGAGTGGTTTGCCCAATGCGGTGTGGATGCGGTGCTGACCGGGCACACACAGGACGATCAGGCAGAGACGCTTCTCTTTCGGATTCTCCGGGGGACAGGACCTGCGGGCCTGTCCGGCATTTCGGAGTCCAGTCGCCATCGCATCTATCGGCCTTTGCTGGCGCTAACGCGACAGGAAATTCGGGACTGGCTCAATGCTTCCGGTTTTGCCTGGCGGGAGGATTCATCGAATGACCGCTTGGCCTACCGGAGAAACTGGATTCGTCATGAGCTAATGCCCTTGATTCGCATGAACCTGAATCCGAAAGTCGATCAGGCTCTTGCGGGCCTGGCGGAGATTGCCACAGACGAAGAGAGCTGGTTGCGCGACGTGGTGGAGGAGGCGCTTGTAGGCTTGGTGAGTGTGGAGGGAGACGGTATCGTATTGGATTGCGAACGCTTCCGCCTGGTCCCGCTCGCACTGCAACGCCGGATGGTCCGGAAATTGATTGAGCAGGTAAAAGGGAATCTGCTGGGCATCGATTTTGCCCATATCGAAGCGGCGATCCGGCTGGCCCTCGAACCAGAGGGCAATGGACGCATCCAGATTCCAGGCCTGGACCTCATGCGCAGCTTTGGATTGTTGCGCTGGATTCGTTTGGAAGTGCTGGCGGCGAGAAGTGTGCGAAATTACCGGATTGCGCTGGAATTTCCAGGACTCGCCACACTTCCGGATCGGGCCGGAATCGTACAGAGCACAATTGACGCGGGAAATCCTTATAATGGAAACAATAGTCTCCTCGATTGGGACCGGCTTCGGGCGGCAGTGGATTCCGAGAATCCATTGGAGCTTCGGAATTGGCGTCCCGGAGATTGTTACCGCCGGATCGGTTCTGAGAGCCCTGAAAAGCTGAAGGAGCTGTTCCAAAAGCACCGGATTCCGTTATGGAGACGGCGAAGTTGGCCGATAGTGGTTCTAAGGGATACTCCGGTATGGGCTGCGGAATTTGGCCCAGCGGTCGAATTTGCGGCTGGGCCGGGAACGCGAACCTCTCTCCGGCTCGTATGGATGCCGGACTGTCGCGACTAG